Within the Solanum stenotomum isolate F172 unplaced genomic scaffold, ASM1918654v1 scaffold34168, whole genome shotgun sequence genome, the region AGTTACAAAGGTCAATCAAAGAAACTTGAATACACAAATAATTCTTGGTGTACACTTGAAGCATCACGTATCACATACAAAAATGTAAACCTGAAAGCCAATTTTCCATCACAAAACACTTTTGATCTAATGTTTATTCCAAAAAAGAATTGCACCTTTATAAACTTCATTGAAGTCACAGTGACTCGAACTTTCTATCCAtatttctacctttttcaaCTTTTGGGAGAGGGAAGAATCAATATTTTTCACATTAGGGGTCGTTGCTGACCAGTTGTTCTGACATTGCCGTTCATGTACAAGTAGGTTTTCTTTGCAGAAAAACCGGTTACTGTAGGAACTGGTGAGAAGCCCGTATACCTACCCTCCATCTTCGCCGAGCATATGTCAGAGATGTATCTGAGAAGATCATGTCCTTGGACAAATGGCTGAGCTGCATAGTGTTCAAATGGCATCCACTGCAAGTAGAGGACAAACAAAAAGTATTAACGAAAAAACACGAGCTTGGGGCGTGCAGCTCTGAACAGCTTATTTGACGCATATGAACTTTGCTTATACACAAGTTTGCAcataaatttctttttgaaaaaaaaaaaagttttataatGATGGTATCCATGTCAATTTGCACACACTTCAACTATTTCATCCGTACCTACTATCTACCACCACTATAGGCACCAGGTAACTCTACCCACTAGGACTTAGGCAAATGAGAAGAAATCGAACTTGGAATCCCAGCCCCCTATGATTTTCACCCACTTGATTGGCCATTTTTCTTAAGGGTTTAATAGGTAAAGTTTGCACATACGTTTCTAAGAGTAAGTTATATTGATCCAAGTTAACTTCCTTCATTCACCTTCAATAAAGCTCATGTCAATTGTTTCTACTTGATTACTTTGTCCAACAGCAAAACCACATGATTTCAGCTAAAAAAATTCTACAGAAACTGCAAGATCTGCTCGGAGGGAAAAATGTTGTTTTGTTCAAGTTCCTGGAACTTCTAATGGACTGAGAAGGGGAAAAGGGGAATTGCTGAAATGGTGAAGTCTAAGAGCATTATAtattggcataatacataaatcgacactcaaacttggcctcaacTAGCAAGTCAACGTTCCAACTGCGAgtatgcacatctagacacctcaactcatCTCCATTTTGTCAAttgaacactccaacttacaaaatgatcatctagacaCCTATAAAATTAATGTGCGGCATCAACATCAGGTCTCCACAAGACACAATGGAGATGAATTGCAGTGTTTAGTTGACAATCGAATccaagttgaggtgtctagatgtgccCTTTGAAAATTGGAGTGTTTGCTTGCTAGCTGAGGTCAAATTTGAGTGTCCATTTAAGTATTATGCCATAATTATTTAATAGCATTGACATAGAAAGTCCTAGATCagaatattattttaaacaGCATGTACCTGGGCTGCctctatttctctctcttgCATCTGGATATCATGGGAAAGAGGTTGCAACATGCAGACGAAAAATAGATCTGATTTGTCAAAGAATGACCTGTGACTTTGCCTGCAATTCAATAAAGTCATTGTTCATACACATGAAATGCAGTAAGGATGAACAGACCAACCATGTAAGGACAACATAAGGTTTCATATTGTtacgtaaaaaaaaaagagtttgtaGCTTTTAATAATATGTGGGATGAGAACATGGAATCCTTATATGGTCTTGGGGAATCCTCCCTCATAAGCTAGGGTTTTTGGGGTTAAGTTAGGCCCAAGATCCATTTCTTATTTTTGGTAAAGGGCCGAAGATCCAtttctttacatggtatcagagcacaaccCATCCCAATTTTCATATCCAGTGTTGGACCCACATATTAAATTGTCCACACACCAGTTGTCTAGCTCTGGGCGTGATTGGGGGGGGGGGAGTGATTCTGAGTAGCTTTATCGAGATAAGAAGCAAATTGTGAAAAGGCACGAAGAGTCTCACATGGAGGATCAAAGGAGTGAGAGGGCTCTTTATATGGTTTGGGGAAATCCTCACCTCATgaactagcttttggggttgagttaagCCTAAAAGATAGCTCAAGATCCATTTCTTTACATGGTGAGAGAGTCGGGCTCATCCTAATTCATTGTTTCCAATTCGCGCTCCAAATGTCTAGTCCTATTGGGGGAATGCTGGAGTTCCACATCGTTTGTGGTAGAGATGGTAATGGGGCGGGGCAGGTTGAGCTTAACCCGCAAAAATTTTAACCCGCCCCacataacaatttttttcattttcaacccacCCCACCCCGCATAAATGATAAACCCGCCTTgcataatttttgaatattttcctTTTACATTTAAGTTTGATGCTAAAAatgaaattcataaataaattcatattcttattaaGTTGTATTGATTTAATAGATaataacttgaaattttattttttaaaggtcAATTGGGAAGCATGTAAGAAACCGTAATagtttttattgaaccattttcatttactatcttgagtattttagtaactttaaagaaattatcttaataaataatgttctatAACTcatataacatgtaaaaagttaaaattaagtttgaaccctCATAAAACCGCCTAGACCCACAACCGCCCCGCCCCACATTAGTTTTTAAGAAACCCACTTCAacccgccccattgccatccctattTGTGGGATGAGAACCCAATGGTCTAGGGCAATCCTCCCCTCAcaagctagcttttggggttgagttaggtccAAGATCCATTTCTTTACAAGTAACATCGTGATACTCTCAATGACTATGTTGTTGGCATTCAAATCAAAAGGGAACAAGCATAGACACCAGAACACCActatatatgtacatattatAAAAAATGCAGTACATTTAAGGCAGTGAAAGAGAACCTGAATGCCAGTAATTCTACAAACTTCGCATTAACCTGTATCAATGGATACCAAGTAAGTGCCTGTTATTACTATATATCCCGAATCAAACTAATATTTGGAATAACTAGTTTTTTCAActgtaaaaaatattaacaactGAATTGTCTCTCACCCCTGTCTCTTCTTTCACTTCTCTGACAGCGGCATCAGATATATCTTCACCCTGTGGATGAAAAATTCAACATAATAGCAAATATTCTTGCAGCTCATTTGCTTTAGATTTCCGCTATTTTACTTAAGACTTTTTTATATGGCATAGAAGTTTTCATTTACACATACCTCATCAACAACTCCGGTAGGAAACTTCCACACACCGGTTCCACGGAATCGTCCACTCTTTTCTTGGACAACTAGCACCtaagattttaaagaaaattatcacTACAAGTACTCCAATAACTAACATGCACTATGATACCTTAATTTAagtttcttttagaaaaaacaaCATGTGTTGTGATACATACATAGCCAGATAGATGTATATAAGTATAGAAATGCACGTAAGCTGGAAACTATCTGAATGATGTACATGGAGAAAGCAAAACCCTTCTcccgaaaaaagaaaaagaagaaagaaagtgtGCAAGTGTCCAACAGACAGGAGGTGGGGTAAGGTGGTCTGACATACTAAAtgatatttaaagaaaatattcaaGCAAGAGAGGGTTGAGGTATGAAAACGTAACGtgctatatatagaaaaatatatcatCATACACTCCAAACTGAATTCACCTTCTTGACAAGGTCAATAAGTTCAATAAACCAATTGTACAAGGAAATTACGCCAGTAATGTTATATATACTTCTATTTCACTAGATAAGGTACCATTAGTTTCAGTAACAAGCCATGAGTATAGCCTTGACATATACAAGTTTTAACATATCTCAGGCATTCTCTCCTTACACAGTTATACACACTTTCTCGGTCGCTATCTACAATTTTTGCCTTCTTTGACTGTCTTCTTCAATCTTTGTATCTTCTGTTTTTGTCTTTGGCGCTATTGTCCCTTCTATTAGTACTTCAGTTATTTGGATGTAAGACGAAAATACAAGGAGTAACACCAAAATATACCTCATTCCTTTCATTCACGACGAAAGCACCAATACCCACTCTATGTGTAGCATTTGCTGGAATAGTGTTCGCAGTTTCAGGCAGCCAACTCACAAGCATCAAGTATTTTGGTTCTGCGTGGTGGTAAATAAATCCTTCCTGCAAAACAATAGGATAATTGTATCAGAAATTGACATCAATTCAAGCCAATATAATTTAACCaccataaaaaagaaacaaacttACCTTGACAGCAGGTTCAACAAGCATTACAAGTTCAATAGGCAATTTGATCCAAACACCTTTTTTACCCTGTAAATATGTCCACTTATTATCAAGGATGAAATATGAATCAAAATCTTGCTACAGAAATTTAGACGCCCAATTAATCATGGCAATACAATCggcctatttttctttttgaaaaaagggGTAGGGGAAGGAGATAACAAGATGGGGAATCGAACTCTCACCAACAAGGTGAAAGTTGGGAAAGTTCAGGTAGACGTAGGATTCCTCTCAATCAGCCTTTTCAAAGACAGGTATCTCTATTCTCTAATAGATTCGAGtgccccaccccccacccccaaccAACCACTAATTTTGAAGCCCTGAATTTGGCAGTGTGAAATGACACAACATCGTTCAAACACCAGTTCCTACTTGTATAGTTGTGAATGAGCTGGTGTTCAGCAGATTGTATACTAAATGTTCCACAACATTTTTTCAAGGACGAAGTCACCGCATGCACAATAGACTAGCACATAAGGTATAACATCAGCTCAGGTGATGTTGAATTAATAGCCTCATGACAACACACAAAGAGTCCTCT harbors:
- the LOC125852364 gene encoding nudix hydrolase 2-like, whose amino-acid sequence is MIIKFICRTPFLSPRTSFFSSKRHFLSCRPVKLSFCQNQGKLTKIRCGINLNTRSSMSCSATPAMAKEKEMVQVDRILAAKEDDYGGVTVEMTNEPLDPSVFASLLRASLSHWRQQGKKGVWIKLPIELVMLVEPAVKEGFIYHHAEPKYLMLVSWLPETANTIPANATHRVGIGAFVVNERNEVLVVQEKSGRFRGTGVWKFPTGVVDEGEDISDAAVREVKEETGVNAKFVELLAFRQSHRSFFDKSDLFFVCMLQPLSHDIQMQEREIEAAQWMPFEHYAAQPFVQGHDLLRYISDICSAKMEGRYTGFSPVPTVTGFSAKKTYLYMNGNVRTTGQQRPLIYG